DNA from uncultured Fretibacterium sp.:
ACCTGACCGTTCCCCTGATCGACAGGCTGACGGTCCCCAGGATTTTGGGGGAGGCGAGAAGATGACGGACGCTGCCGAGATGATGCCGACGCCGGAAAAATCCCCGTTCGGGAACCTGCTTGGAAAGTCGTTGTACCTGGGGGGCACCCTGTTCCTCGTCACCGCCGTGACGGGGCTTATCCTGGGGCTCGTTCAATGGGCGACGGCCGACGCGATCCGCGCGGCTCAGGAGAAGGAGAAGGCTCTGGCCCTCATGGCCGTGATGCCCGACGCCGAGAGCTTCAAGCCCATGGACCCGGTCCCCGAAGCCGGCTCCGTTCTGGAGGTTGAGGAGGCGCTGAAGGGGTCCGAGACGGTGGGGCATTGCATTACCGTGACCTCCAAGGGATACGGGGGGCCCATCGAGATCGTCGTAGGGGTGACGAAGGACGGGGCCGTCCGGGCCATCCGGATCCTCAATCAGTCGGAGACACCGGGGCTGGGGGCCAAGGCGCCGGAACCGTTCTTCTCCGGCCAGTTCGAGAACAGGGAGCAGCTGCCCCTGGATGTGGTCAAGCGGACGCCCTCCGCGCCCAACGAAATCCAGGCGATCTCCGGCGCCACCATCACATCCTCCGCGGTGACCGCCGGGGTCAACGCCGCGGCGGACTACTGGAAGCGGAATATCGAGGGGGGCCTGAAATGACAAATCCGTTAAAAATTGTGACCAACGGAATCCTGAACGAGAATCCGACCTTCGTCCAGTGCATCGGGCTGTGTCCGACGCTCGCCGTGTCCACCAGCGTCATGAACGGCATGGGCATGGGGGTCGCCGCGATGTTCGTCCTGATCGCCTCCAACGCCGCCATCTCCC
Protein-coding regions in this window:
- a CDS encoding RnfABCDGE type electron transport complex subunit G translates to MTDAAEMMPTPEKSPFGNLLGKSLYLGGTLFLVTAVTGLILGLVQWATADAIRAAQEKEKALALMAVMPDAESFKPMDPVPEAGSVLEVEEALKGSETVGHCITVTSKGYGGPIEIVVGVTKDGAVRAIRILNQSETPGLGAKAPEPFFSGQFENREQLPLDVVKRTPSAPNEIQAISGATITSSAVTAGVNAAADYWKRNIEGGLK